In Sphingobacterium zeae, one genomic interval encodes:
- a CDS encoding cupin — protein MQTASIFQNVTYQDKQPKMDLLLETNGSKEYRLAFAKGQYMKEHKTAASIVVEIVEGNIDFGVNGSKISLTKGMLVALEPNTPHDLFAITQSIVRLSILKKEA, from the coding sequence ATGCAAACAGCATCTATTTTTCAAAACGTAACATACCAAGATAAACAGCCCAAAATGGATCTTCTGCTGGAAACAAATGGCAGCAAAGAATATCGTCTCGCTTTTGCCAAAGGACAATACATGAAAGAGCATAAAACTGCGGCATCAATCGTTGTTGAAATTGTCGAAGGCAATATAGACTTCGGTGTTAACGGAAGTAAAATAAGTCTGACGAAAGGCATGTTAGTTGCATTAGAACCCAATACACCGCATGATCTGTTTGCCATCACTCAAAGTATTGTTAGGCTATCCATCCTAAAAAAAGAGGCATAA
- a CDS encoding cytochrome C oxidase subunit IV family protein: MSQYQDNIAHGEHAHEGGMDKKAIWRVFGVLLALTCLEFLIALGFVHHWQILAKGALVNTIYIVLTLVKAYYIVAFFMHLKFEKSSFIVTVGIVFIFIIYFIVLMLVEGGHLASVFQEHQLFPNK, from the coding sequence ATGTCACAATATCAAGATAATATCGCTCATGGAGAGCATGCTCACGAAGGTGGGATGGATAAAAAAGCCATTTGGAGAGTATTTGGCGTGCTTTTAGCGCTTACTTGTCTAGAGTTCTTAATTGCATTGGGCTTTGTACACCATTGGCAAATTTTAGCGAAGGGTGCATTGGTAAATACCATTTATATTGTACTTACTTTGGTTAAAGCTTATTATATCGTCGCATTCTTTATGCACTTAAAATTCGAAAAATCGAGCTTTATCGTTACCGTTGGAATTGTCTTTATTTTTATTATTTATTTTATTGTTTTGATGCTTGTTGAAGGGGGGCATTTGGCTTCTGTTTTTCAAGAACATCAATTATTTCCCAATAAATAG
- a CDS encoding DUF6814 family protein: protein MPKISTGHQEDVVFGIIILFILTPIISIGLGLFGYYSLLGEYDQNKM from the coding sequence TTGCCAAAAATCTCCACCGGCCACCAGGAAGATGTAGTATTTGGAATCATTATCCTATTTATCTTAACACCGATTATCTCCATTGGACTTGGCCTATTTGGGTATTATTCGCTATTGGGAGAATATGATCAAAACAAAATGTAA
- a CDS encoding tRNA1(Val) (adenine(37)-N6)-methyltransferase codes for MASIFRFKEFEVDQSDCAMKINTDGVLLASLLEVETAGRILDIGTGTGVIALMLAQRFVNSWVEAVELDSLAAAMADKNFRHSVFCDRLMLHACAFQCMEMAAPYDLIVSNPPFYTDSLHNPDNRKKLARHADVEFFAELLDFASLRLSNQGKLILIVPTALADILMKISTERALYCCAEVQISSFEGGSVIRKIITFERKPVESVAVREFVIYAEKGIYSAAYRHVLAPYFLAF; via the coding sequence ATGGCGTCGATATTTCGGTTTAAAGAATTTGAGGTTGATCAGTCTGATTGTGCAATGAAGATTAACACAGACGGCGTATTATTGGCTTCATTGTTGGAAGTGGAGACTGCAGGACGAATTCTCGATATCGGTACAGGAACCGGAGTCATTGCATTGATGTTGGCTCAACGGTTTGTGAACAGTTGGGTAGAGGCTGTAGAGCTGGACTCTTTAGCTGCTGCGATGGCAGATAAAAACTTTCGTCATTCCGTTTTCTGTGATCGGCTTATGCTTCACGCCTGTGCCTTTCAGTGTATGGAAATGGCAGCGCCTTATGATTTGATTGTTTCAAATCCACCATTTTATACGGACTCCCTCCATAATCCTGACAATCGAAAGAAGCTCGCGCGGCATGCTGACGTGGAGTTTTTTGCTGAATTATTAGATTTCGCTTCTTTGCGCCTATCGAATCAGGGGAAATTAATTCTGATCGTTCCTACAGCTTTGGCAGATATACTGATGAAGATTTCAACAGAGCGAGCTCTTTATTGTTGTGCTGAAGTTCAGATAAGTTCCTTTGAAGGTGGATCGGTCATCCGCAAGATCATAACATTTGAACGGAAGCCTGTCGAATCGGTTGCTGTACGTGAGTTTGTTATATACGCAGAGAAAGGTATTTATTCAGCAGCTTATCGCCACGTATTGGCACCTTATTTTTTAGCTTTTTAG
- a CDS encoding DUF420 domain-containing protein, translated as MGESLNTEKKYSKWIWLLSIVIPIVVAILFTVNLQKLGYNVKPLTFLPPIYATINGITAVLLFWAVAAIKRGNKALHERLIKCCIACSLAFLAMYVAYHMTSIETKYGGEGIWRPIYFFILITHILLSIIIIPFVLFTFVRGISGSYERHKKLARITYPMWLYVAVTGVIVYWMISPYYIG; from the coding sequence ATGGGAGAGAGTCTCAACACAGAGAAAAAGTATAGTAAGTGGATTTGGCTACTATCTATTGTGATTCCAATAGTAGTCGCTATCCTTTTTACAGTGAATTTGCAGAAATTGGGTTATAATGTGAAGCCGCTTACATTTTTACCTCCGATCTATGCTACGATAAATGGCATTACTGCTGTATTGCTTTTTTGGGCTGTAGCTGCAATAAAAAGGGGGAATAAGGCGTTGCACGAACGTTTGATCAAGTGCTGCATCGCTTGCTCTTTGGCATTTTTAGCGATGTATGTTGCCTATCACATGACTTCGATCGAAACAAAGTATGGAGGTGAGGGCATTTGGAGACCGATCTATTTTTTCATCCTGATCACTCATATCCTGCTTTCTATTATTATTATTCCTTTTGTACTTTTTACATTTGTACGCGGTATATCGGGATCTTATGAACGCCATAAGAAATTAGCTCGAATTACTTATCCGATGTGGTTATATGTTGCTGTTACAGGAGTAATTGTTTATTGGATGATTTCTCCATATTATATTGGTTAA
- the accD gene encoding acetyl-CoA carboxylase, carboxyltransferase subunit beta, which yields MSWFKREKAGISTATANKKEAPDGMWNKCPTCKKPLLHLEQVENDYVCQYCGHHLRIGSKEYFSILFDNNEFTELFPNLSSGDPLEFFDSKPYPDRLKESQAKTGLKDALRSGHGKMNGQDIVIACMDFSFIGGSMGSVVGEKIARSIDYCIAHKIPFMLISKSGGARMMEAAFSLMQMAKTSAKLALLAKAGLPYICLLTDPTTGGVTASYAMLGDVNIAEPGALIGFAGPRVIKETIKKDLPKGFQTSEFVLEHGFLDFIVDRRQLKNKVATYLKLVG from the coding sequence ATGAGTTGGTTTAAAAGAGAAAAAGCTGGTATTAGCACAGCTACCGCTAATAAAAAAGAAGCACCTGATGGCATGTGGAACAAATGTCCCACTTGCAAAAAGCCATTATTGCATCTTGAACAAGTAGAAAATGACTATGTTTGTCAATATTGTGGCCACCATTTAAGAATTGGCTCCAAAGAATATTTTTCAATTTTATTTGACAATAACGAATTTACCGAACTATTTCCCAATCTCAGTTCGGGTGACCCATTAGAATTCTTCGATTCAAAGCCATATCCCGATCGTTTAAAAGAAAGCCAAGCCAAAACAGGCCTTAAAGATGCCTTACGTTCTGGACATGGAAAAATGAATGGCCAAGATATTGTTATCGCCTGTATGGACTTTAGTTTTATCGGCGGATCAATGGGGTCAGTGGTCGGTGAGAAAATAGCACGCTCGATAGATTACTGTATTGCGCATAAAATTCCATTTATGCTAATCTCAAAATCAGGCGGTGCACGCATGATGGAAGCTGCATTTTCATTGATGCAAATGGCTAAAACTTCGGCTAAATTAGCCCTATTGGCCAAAGCAGGCCTTCCGTATATCTGTTTGCTGACAGACCCAACAACGGGGGGAGTTACAGCATCTTATGCCATGTTGGGTGATGTAAATATTGCAGAGCCAGGTGCGTTAATCGGGTTTGCTGGCCCACGTGTCATTAAAGAAACAATAAAAAAGGATCTACCAAAAGGGTTCCAGACTTCAGAATTTGTTCTTGAACATGGATTTTTAGATTTCATTGTCGACCGCAGACAGTTGAAAAACAAGGTAGCTACTTATCTAAAATTAGTCGGATAA
- a CDS encoding MFS transporter, translating to MNENNTKSIWKVIGASSMGTLIEWYDFFIFGSLSIVISTKFFPAENPTAAFLSTLATFAAGFVVRPFGALFFGRLGDIIGRKYTFMVTLMLMGGATFLIGCIPSYESIGFWAPLLVLILRLLQGLALGGEYGGAATYVAEHAPIGQRGYWTSWIQTTATFGLFISLVVILLTKSLLTESQFDIWGWRVPFLLSLVMVYVSYLIRKKMKESPEFSKAKAEGKTSTNPLKESFGNRYNLKFVLLALFGAAMGQGVVWYTGQFYSMSFMKTVMHLQSDQADTILGIALLLGTPFFVVFGWLSDKIGRKWIMLGGMLLAVLTYRPIYESMYQLSNAAHKVKLNETVESPTVKEKTEIKSVVKTQYDDGTEITRTKTIHQSGKLKGQQTVTTTVHIANWNYICLILLIFIQVIYITMVYGPIAAFLVELFPVKIRYTSMSLPYHVGNGIFGGLLPAVSTYLTTNAEVAQTPQFYLAGLWYPIIIAIVCFIIGSIYINNKSTPTNHE from the coding sequence ATGAACGAAAACAACACAAAAAGTATCTGGAAAGTCATCGGCGCATCCTCTATGGGCACACTTATCGAATGGTATGACTTTTTTATCTTTGGGAGCCTATCGATCGTAATTTCTACCAAATTCTTCCCCGCAGAAAATCCAACAGCTGCTTTCCTTTCCACATTAGCCACATTTGCGGCTGGATTTGTCGTTCGCCCATTTGGTGCCCTATTTTTTGGCCGACTCGGTGATATCATCGGTCGAAAATATACGTTTATGGTTACCTTAATGCTTATGGGCGGAGCAACATTTCTTATAGGCTGCATTCCAAGCTATGAAAGCATCGGATTTTGGGCTCCCCTGCTCGTTTTGATCCTTCGCCTGTTACAAGGTCTTGCCCTCGGTGGAGAATATGGCGGTGCAGCCACCTACGTGGCCGAGCATGCGCCTATTGGGCAGCGAGGATACTGGACCTCCTGGATACAGACAACAGCGACATTTGGCCTCTTTATATCACTAGTCGTCATCCTACTCACCAAAAGCCTGCTCACCGAATCACAATTTGACATCTGGGGATGGCGGGTTCCTTTCTTACTCTCCTTAGTTATGGTATATGTCTCCTACCTCATTCGTAAAAAAATGAAGGAGTCACCCGAATTTAGCAAAGCTAAAGCAGAAGGTAAAACAAGTACAAATCCTTTAAAAGAAAGTTTCGGCAACCGATACAACCTCAAATTTGTGCTGCTCGCACTATTTGGTGCCGCCATGGGACAAGGTGTTGTTTGGTACACCGGACAGTTCTATTCCATGAGTTTCATGAAAACAGTGATGCACCTCCAATCGGATCAGGCAGATACCATTCTTGGGATAGCCCTACTTTTAGGGACACCATTTTTTGTCGTGTTTGGATGGCTCAGTGACAAAATTGGACGAAAGTGGATTATGCTCGGCGGTATGCTACTCGCGGTATTGACCTATCGCCCAATTTATGAATCGATGTACCAACTTTCCAATGCAGCGCACAAAGTCAAACTGAATGAAACAGTCGAAAGTCCGACGGTTAAAGAAAAAACAGAAATAAAATCAGTTGTCAAAACACAATATGACGACGGAACCGAAATCACTCGTACTAAAACAATACACCAATCGGGCAAACTAAAAGGCCAGCAAACAGTCACAACAACTGTTCATATTGCCAACTGGAACTACATATGCCTCATTCTCCTCATCTTTATTCAGGTGATTTATATTACCATGGTATACGGTCCCATTGCAGCCTTTCTCGTCGAACTGTTCCCGGTAAAGATCCGCTACACGTCCATGTCTTTGCCTTACCATGTTGGAAACGGAATATTCGGTGGACTCCTACCCGCCGTATCCACTTACCTAACGACCAATGCCGAAGTAGCTCAGACACCACAATTTTATCTTGCGGGCCTATGGTATCCGATTATTATCGCAATTGTATGTTTTATCATCGGCAGTATTTATATCAATAACAAATCAACGCCCACTAATCATGAATAA
- a CDS encoding metallophosphoesterase family protein, translating into MTKIGLLSDTHSFLDEAVFTHFAACDEIWHVGDFGEGVVADRLAAFKPLRGVYGNIDGQDIRLQFPEDLRFSCEEVDVFMTHIGGYPGKYAARVKGELMKNPPKLFITGHSHILKVMFDPKIQCLHLNPGAAGKHGWHKVRTLMRFDINADKIENLEVIELNGR; encoded by the coding sequence ATGACAAAAATCGGATTACTTTCGGATACACATTCTTTTCTGGACGAAGCGGTATTTACTCATTTTGCCGCCTGCGATGAGATCTGGCATGTTGGAGATTTCGGTGAAGGTGTTGTTGCAGACCGGTTGGCGGCGTTTAAGCCGTTACGCGGTGTTTATGGAAATATTGATGGTCAGGATATTCGTTTGCAATTTCCCGAAGATTTGAGATTTAGCTGTGAGGAAGTAGACGTTTTTATGACGCATATTGGTGGCTATCCAGGGAAATATGCTGCGCGTGTTAAGGGGGAATTAATGAAAAATCCTCCGAAATTATTTATTACAGGACACTCACACATTTTAAAGGTGATGTTTGATCCCAAAATACAATGCCTTCACCTCAATCCTGGGGCGGCAGGAAAGCACGGCTGGCATAAAGTGCGGACATTGATGCGATTTGACATCAATGCGGATAAAATTGAAAATCTTGAGGTTATTGAGCTGAATGGGCGTTAG
- a CDS encoding SCO family protein translates to MDNNTGQKKGIKTILILAVILLLPGFLYFILNKSGSNSYASLPIFGKKEVPGTTHRKWGRDIMDTIYHTVPSVDFVNYDGKKVHLLDNDTTLSVVHLMYSRDASLSRTMIKRLDQIANRFIQNRKVKLYSITVDTTYDTPEVLAKYVKVYKPWTKSWFFVTKPSVDIFRFAKESLLQDALVNPDGSKPFIIGSNYLLLDTKGRIRGIYDINVKTDVDRLEDEIKLLLVEEIRNHPATIEQKR, encoded by the coding sequence ATGGATAATAATACTGGACAAAAGAAAGGTATTAAAACTATATTGATCCTGGCCGTAATTCTTTTACTGCCAGGATTTTTATATTTTATACTGAATAAAAGCGGGTCGAACAGCTATGCTTCTTTGCCAATCTTTGGAAAGAAGGAAGTCCCTGGCACTACCCATCGAAAATGGGGGCGGGACATCATGGACACAATTTATCATACCGTACCCTCGGTTGATTTTGTTAATTACGATGGTAAAAAGGTGCATCTATTGGATAATGATACGACGCTTTCTGTGGTGCATCTGATGTATTCTAGGGATGCTTCGTTATCAAGGACGATGATTAAGCGACTTGATCAGATTGCTAATCGATTTATTCAGAATCGGAAGGTTAAGTTGTATTCGATTACCGTTGATACTACTTATGATACACCGGAGGTATTGGCAAAATATGTAAAAGTTTACAAGCCCTGGACCAAATCTTGGTTTTTTGTGACGAAGCCTTCTGTGGATATCTTTAGATTTGCGAAAGAAAGTCTTTTACAGGATGCGCTTGTCAACCCTGATGGTAGCAAGCCATTTATAATCGGATCAAATTATCTGTTGCTCGATACCAAAGGTAGGATAAGAGGAATATACGATATCAATGTGAAGACTGACGTTGATCGTCTTGAGGATGAAATTAAATTATTGTTGGTCGAGGAAATCCGGAACCATCCAGCTACTATAGAACAAAAAAGGTAA
- the mtgA gene encoding monofunctional biosynthetic peptidoglycan transglycosylase produces MAIKRTGKQNTSSTQKNTFKKNSFNPLKSIKSPILRVVTRIILYFIGITLFWVISLRFINPPITWLMIQRGFELKEQGKGFKLEKNWLDYDELSDNLKLAAIAGEDAHFMTHWGFDLKGIQNAIKKNAQGKKLRGGSTISQQVAKNVFLWPGRSWLRKGFETYFTVLIETFWSKKRILEVYLNVIEMGQGVYGADAAAAYYFSKTGSNLSKKQAALIIAILPNPREWDARNPSTYVNRRANAIAKYMHHYTIPE; encoded by the coding sequence ATGGCCATCAAAAGAACTGGTAAACAAAATACGTCCAGCACACAAAAAAACACCTTCAAAAAGAATTCATTTAACCCGTTGAAGTCAATAAAGTCACCCATCCTCCGTGTTGTCACACGAATAATTCTCTACTTTATCGGTATTACACTATTTTGGGTCATTAGCTTACGTTTTATCAATCCTCCAATTACTTGGCTGATGATTCAACGGGGATTTGAACTGAAAGAACAAGGAAAAGGCTTCAAATTGGAAAAAAATTGGCTGGATTACGATGAGCTGTCCGATAACCTCAAGTTAGCCGCTATTGCAGGAGAAGATGCCCATTTTATGACTCACTGGGGTTTTGACTTAAAGGGAATTCAAAATGCCATCAAAAAAAATGCACAAGGCAAAAAACTGCGCGGAGGAAGTACCATTAGCCAGCAGGTAGCGAAAAATGTATTTCTATGGCCGGGAAGATCCTGGTTGAGAAAAGGATTTGAAACCTACTTTACCGTACTTATTGAGACCTTTTGGAGTAAGAAAAGAATTCTTGAAGTTTATCTTAATGTGATTGAAATGGGACAAGGGGTCTATGGTGCTGACGCCGCGGCAGCATATTACTTTAGCAAGACAGGGAGCAATCTTTCCAAAAAGCAAGCTGCCCTAATCATAGCGATATTGCCAAATCCCAGAGAATGGGATGCACGCAACCCTTCTACGTATGTCAATAGACGCGCAAATGCAATTGCAAAATACATGCACCATTATACCATTCCTGAGTAA
- the mutS gene encoding DNA mismatch repair protein MutS: MAKEKKVTPLMQQYNAIKIKYPGALLLFRVGDFYETFGEDAIKAAQILGIVLTKRGNGSESETALAGFPHHSLETYLPKLVRAGQRVAICDQLEDPKATKTIVKRGVTELVTPGVSYNDNIVQQKSNNYLASIFIEKERIGISFLDISTGEFLVAQGSVAYIDKLLQGFKPTEIILAKKQSKEFIEQFGTQYYTYFLDEWPYTGDYATETLLKHFEVSSMKGFGVDRMSAGIVAAGVALHYLNETEHRNLQHISTLSRIEEDRYMWLDRFTIRNLELIGSMNENAVTLSDVLDHTSSPMGARLLKRWIVMPLKDKKSIQERLNVVDFFVANRDLRDELIGQIKQVGDLERLISKIGLQKANPREIVQLKRALFAIEKLKELTDRKDANALRTISEQLDACTAIRERIELQVQAEPPVIINKGNVIADGVDAELDRLRKIAFGGKDYLLEIQKREAEITGIPSLKIAFNNVFGYYLEVTNTHKDKVPTTWIRKQTLVNAERYITEELKEYEEQILGAEEKIQALESRLYAELLISIAEYIKPIQLDAQLIAKLDVLLNFAVVAEKNYYVKPEVSESKILDIKGGRHPVIEKNLPVGEDYITNDTFLDPKTQQIIIITGPNMAGKSALLRQTGLIVLMAQIGCFVPAKEAKIGLVDKIFTRVGASDNLSSGESTFMVEMNETASIMNNLSDRSLILLDEIGRGTSTYDGISIAWAIAEFLHNHPAAKAKTLFATHYHELNELTTSLDRIKNYNVTVKEVNNKVIFLRKLVPGGSEHSFGIHVAKLAGMPQKLLNRANQILKRLEQERTGGEQIKDSMRKIQKQAYQLQMFSIDDPVLNKIRDMLNNLDVNSLTPVEALMKLDEIQRLLKH; this comes from the coding sequence TTGGCAAAAGAAAAGAAAGTAACCCCATTGATGCAACAGTACAATGCGATCAAGATTAAGTATCCTGGAGCGTTGTTGTTGTTCCGTGTTGGCGATTTTTACGAGACATTTGGTGAGGATGCAATTAAGGCTGCTCAGATTTTGGGTATTGTTTTGACGAAGCGTGGAAATGGCTCGGAATCGGAAACGGCATTGGCTGGTTTTCCGCATCATTCGTTGGAAACTTATCTTCCGAAACTGGTACGTGCTGGTCAAAGGGTGGCAATTTGTGATCAGCTGGAGGATCCGAAGGCGACGAAAACAATTGTTAAGCGTGGCGTGACAGAACTGGTCACCCCCGGTGTTTCTTACAATGATAATATTGTTCAACAGAAGTCCAATAATTATTTGGCATCAATTTTTATCGAAAAAGAACGGATTGGGATTTCTTTTCTAGATATTTCAACAGGTGAATTTTTAGTTGCTCAGGGTAGCGTTGCTTATATCGATAAATTGCTTCAAGGGTTTAAACCGACGGAAATTATTCTCGCCAAAAAACAGAGCAAGGAATTTATCGAGCAATTTGGGACACAGTATTACACCTATTTTCTGGATGAATGGCCTTACACGGGTGACTATGCTACTGAAACATTATTGAAACATTTTGAGGTTTCATCAATGAAAGGATTTGGCGTTGACCGTATGTCTGCGGGTATTGTTGCTGCTGGTGTAGCTTTACATTACCTCAATGAAACCGAGCACCGTAACTTACAGCATATCTCTACGCTTTCACGCATCGAAGAAGACCGTTATATGTGGCTGGACCGTTTTACGATTCGCAATCTGGAACTAATTGGCTCGATGAATGAAAATGCAGTGACGTTATCGGATGTGTTGGATCATACATCTAGTCCAATGGGAGCGCGCTTGCTTAAGCGCTGGATTGTAATGCCCTTGAAAGATAAAAAGAGTATCCAGGAGCGATTGAATGTTGTGGATTTCTTTGTGGCTAACCGCGATTTAAGGGATGAATTGATTGGCCAGATCAAGCAAGTAGGCGATCTTGAACGCTTAATCTCAAAGATCGGGCTTCAGAAAGCCAATCCCAGGGAAATCGTGCAGTTGAAGCGCGCGTTATTTGCTATAGAGAAGTTGAAAGAACTTACAGATCGCAAAGATGCCAATGCACTGCGTACGATTTCGGAACAATTGGATGCCTGTACTGCTATCCGAGAACGAATTGAGCTGCAGGTTCAGGCAGAACCACCTGTTATCATCAATAAAGGGAATGTAATTGCGGATGGGGTTGATGCGGAACTGGATCGGCTACGTAAAATTGCCTTTGGAGGGAAGGATTATTTGCTGGAAATCCAAAAAAGGGAAGCAGAGATCACGGGTATTCCTTCCTTAAAAATTGCGTTTAACAATGTATTCGGCTACTACCTGGAGGTTACTAATACACATAAAGACAAAGTTCCAACTACTTGGATACGTAAGCAGACCTTGGTGAATGCCGAGCGTTATATTACGGAGGAACTTAAAGAATATGAAGAACAGATTCTTGGAGCCGAAGAAAAGATTCAGGCTTTAGAGAGTAGGTTGTATGCTGAGCTGTTGATTTCGATCGCCGAATACATTAAACCTATTCAGCTGGATGCACAGTTGATCGCTAAGCTGGATGTACTCCTCAACTTTGCTGTTGTGGCGGAGAAGAATTATTATGTGAAACCAGAAGTCAGTGAGAGCAAGATTTTAGATATAAAAGGTGGAAGACACCCTGTCATCGAAAAAAATCTACCGGTGGGCGAGGATTATATCACGAATGATACGTTTTTAGATCCAAAGACACAACAGATTATTATCATTACGGGGCCTAATATGGCGGGTAAATCAGCACTGCTTCGTCAGACTGGATTAATTGTACTCATGGCACAAATAGGCTGTTTTGTTCCGGCAAAAGAGGCTAAAATTGGCTTGGTTGACAAAATTTTTACTCGTGTCGGGGCATCGGATAATCTTTCTTCTGGAGAATCTACTTTCATGGTCGAGATGAATGAAACCGCGAGCATTATGAACAATCTGTCAGACCGCAGTCTTATTCTCTTGGACGAAATTGGCCGTGGTACAAGTACATATGACGGGATTTCTATTGCTTGGGCCATTGCAGAATTTTTGCATAATCACCCGGCTGCCAAAGCAAAAACACTATTTGCGACCCATTACCATGAATTGAATGAACTGACAACTTCTTTGGATCGTATCAAGAACTATAACGTGACGGTAAAGGAGGTCAATAATAAAGTTATTTTCTTGCGGAAACTTGTTCCGGGAGGTTCGGAACATAGTTTTGGTATACATGTAGCCAAGCTGGCAGGGATGCCCCAAAAATTGCTCAATCGCGCTAATCAGATTTTAAAAAGGTTGGAGCAGGAGCGTACCGGTGGAGAGCAGATTAAGGATAGTATGCGTAAGATCCAGAAACAGGCGTATCAGCTACAGATGTTTTCGATTGATGATCCTGTCCTAAACAAGATTAGGGATATGTTGAATAATTTGGATGTTAATTCGCTGACTCCCGTCGAAGCATTGATGAAACTGGATGAAATTCAGCGGTTGCTAAAGCATTAA
- a CDS encoding MerR family transcriptional regulator, which translates to MPYKEREINKLYYTMGEVTEMFEVNASQIRFYEREFDILQPKKNKKGNRLFTQEDIANLKIIFNLVKNKGYTLQGARDYLRDNKSEAKENQRVIDSLERLKSFLVEVRDSL; encoded by the coding sequence ATGCCGTACAAAGAGCGTGAAATAAATAAATTGTATTATACAATGGGAGAAGTGACAGAGATGTTCGAAGTAAACGCCTCCCAAATACGTTTTTATGAGCGTGAGTTTGATATTTTACAACCTAAAAAGAATAAAAAAGGTAATCGCCTGTTTACGCAGGAAGATATTGCCAATTTAAAAATCATTTTCAATCTGGTTAAAAACAAAGGCTACACGCTTCAGGGAGCACGCGATTATCTGCGAGACAACAAATCAGAAGCAAAAGAAAATCAACGCGTTATCGATTCACTAGAGCGTCTAAAGAGCTTTCTTGTTGAAGTTCGTGATTCCTTATAA
- a CDS encoding DUF6814 family protein: MNNIKKLLGILWITLALFTAYFFRF; encoded by the coding sequence ATGAATAATATCAAAAAATTACTTGGCATACTCTGGATTACTTTAGCGCTTTTCACCGCTTATTTTTTCCGTTTTTGA
- a CDS encoding ABC transporter ATPase yields the protein MKRIWIYQADRILSQEESTQISDELMAFAEQWKVHGKPLSASAELRDGLFVILKVDEEIAAASGCSIDSSVRFLKGIESKYNIQLFDRMQFAYKSEHGIAVVNRDGFEKLLAEGIINDDTLVFDNTITQEHQMENAWAVPFHSSWHKRLFK from the coding sequence ATGAAACGTATTTGGATTTATCAGGCTGATCGCATATTGTCTCAAGAGGAAAGCACGCAAATTTCGGACGAATTGATGGCTTTTGCCGAACAGTGGAAAGTGCATGGAAAGCCGCTTTCGGCTTCTGCGGAATTGCGTGATGGGCTTTTTGTGATTCTTAAAGTGGACGAGGAAATCGCCGCTGCTTCTGGTTGCTCGATTGACAGTTCGGTACGCTTTTTAAAAGGCATTGAATCTAAATATAATATTCAATTATTTGACCGTATGCAGTTCGCATACAAGTCGGAGCATGGGATCGCTGTAGTTAACCGTGATGGATTTGAAAAGTTGTTGGCTGAGGGTATCATCAATGACGATACTTTAGTATTTGATAATACCATTACACAGGAGCATCAAATGGAAAATGCGTGGGCCGTACCTTTCCACAGCAGTTGGCATAAGCGACTTTTTAAATAA